GATGTGGGTGAAAGTGGGTTCCGGGGCCGGGTTCTGGAAGAAGTCGTTGCCCTTGTCGTCGACCACGATGAAGGCCGGGAAGTCCTCGACCTCGATCTTCCAGACCGCCTCCATGCCCAGCTCCTCGTACTCCAGGACCTCGACCTTCTTGATGCAGTCCTGCGCGAGGCGGGCCGCGGGGCCGCCGATCGAGCCGAGGTAGAAGCCGCCGTGCGCGGCGCAGGCGTCCGTCACCTGCTGCGAGCGGTTGCCCTTGGCCAGCATCACCTTGGAGCCGCCCGCCGCCTGGAACTGCTCGACGTAGGAGTCCATCCGGCCGGCCGTGGTCGGGCCGAAGGAGCCGGAGGCGTAGCCCTCGGGGGTCTTCGCCGGGCCCGCGTAGTAGACCGGGTGGTCCTTGAGGTACTGCGGCATCGGCGCGCCCGAGTCCAGCAGCTCCTTGATCTTGGCGTGCGCGATGTCGCGCGCCACGACCAGCGGGCCGGTCAGCGACAGGCGGGTCTTGACCGGGTGCTTGGTCAGGGTGGCGAGGATGTCGTCCATCGGCTGGTTCAGGTCGATGGAGACCACGTCCGCCGAGTCGTTCAGGTGCTCGTCCGTCGTCTCCGGGAGGAAGCGGGCCGGGTCGCGCTCCAGCTGCTCCAGGAAGACGCCCTCCGCGGTGATCTTCGCGGTGGCCTGGCGGTCGGCCGAGCAGGAGACGGCGATCGCGACGGGCAGGGAGGCGCCGTGCCGGGGCAGGCGCACCACGCGCACGTCGTGGCAGAAGTACTTGCCGCCGAACTGGGCGCCGATGCCGATCTTCTGGGTCAGCTCGAAGACCTGCTGCTCCAGGGCCTCGTCGCGGAAGCCGTGGCCGAGCGGGGAGCCCTCGGTCGGCAGTTCGTCCAGGTAGTGCGCCGAGGCGTACTTCGCGGTCTTGAGCGCGTGCTCCGCCGACGTGCCGCCGACCACGATCGCCAGGTGGTAGGGCGGGCAGGCCGCCGTACCGAGCGAACGGATCTTCTCCTCCAGGAACTTCATCATGGAGGCCTCGTTGAGGACCGCCTTGGTCTCCTGGTAGAGGAAGGACTTGTTGGCCGAGCCGCCGCCCTTGGCCATGAAGAGGAACTTGTACGCGCCGCCGTCGGTCGCGTACAGCTCGATCTGCGCGGGCAGGTTCGAGCCGGTGTTCTTCTCCTCCCACATCGTGATCGGCGCCATCTGCGAGTAGCGCAGGTTGAGGCGGGTGTAGGCGTCGTAGATGCCGCGGGACAGGGCCGCCTCGTCGGCGCCCTCCGTCAGCACGTTCTGGCCGCGCTTGCCCATCACGATCGCGGTGCCGGTGTCCTGGCACATCGGCAGGACGCCCGCCGCCGCGATGTTCGCGTTCTTGAGCAGGTCCAGCGCCACGAACTTGTCGTTCGCGCTCGCCTCGGGGTCGTCGATGATGCGGCGCAGCTGCGCGAGGTGCGCGGGGCGCAGGAAGTGCTGGATGTCGTGGATGGCCTCTTCGGCGAGGGCGCGCAGCGCCTCGGGCTCGACCTTGAGGAACGTACGGCCGTCGGCCTTGAAGGTGGAGACGCCCTCCGCGGTCACCAGCCGGTAGGGGGTGGTGTCCTCGCCCAGGGGCAGCAGGTCGGTGTACGCGAACTCCGGCATCGTGTGGCCATTCCTCACTCGGCAGACAGCGCTGACGCCCATTTGGCAGCGCAGTCCTCCAGCGTAGGACCTCTTCCACCGGCTCTGTCTGTGAGGTAAGGCTCACTGGGTCATTCGCCGGGCCCTCACTCGCCCCGCGCTCAGCAGTATCGCGATCTATCGTGTCTCGCTATGCTGGGTGCGTGGACCTCGAAAAGCACCCCGCCGCGCCCGCGCCCGCCGCCGAATCCGGGCCCGCGCCCGTCGCGCTGCGCGCCTCCGACGCCGACCGCGACCGCATCGCGCAGATCATCGGCGACGCCCTCGCCGAGGGACGGCTGACCGCCGAAGAGCACTCGGAGCGCCTCGACGCCCTCTACGCCGTCAAGACCGTCGGTGAACTGGAGGTGCTGGTCCGGGACCTCCCGGCCGCCCAGGGCACTGCCTACGCCGCACCCGCGCCCGCTTCCGGTCCCGCCTGGCCGGTTTCCGGCCCGCCCGGTGGCGGTTACGCCGAGAACGTGGTGGCGGTGTTCAGCAGCTCCGCCCGCAAGGGCCGCTGGCGCCCGGCGGCCCGTACCCGGGCCGTCTCGGTCTTCGGCGACATCACCATCGACCTCACCGAGGCCGTCTTCGAGCAGCAGGTCACCGAGATCAACGTGACCTGCGTCCTCGGCAACGTCGAGATCCACGTCCCGGAGAACGTCACCCTGCGGGGTTACGGCAGCGGGGTCCTCGGCAACTTCGAGGTGCGCGGCGAGGGCGAGTCCACCAGCGAACCGCAGGCGCCCGTCGTGATCGTCCGCGGGTTCACGGTCCTCGGCAACATCGAGGCCCGCCGCAAGCGGGGCGCCCGCCTCGTCGACCTGGCGGACAAGTTCCGCAAGCGGCTGGGCTGAAGCGCTTCGGCAGTGATGCCGGAGGGTCGGGGCGGCCGCGCCGACTCCGATCAAGGCCGAATGGTTCCGCTTGGCTTCCGCATACGGCGGATTCCGGTCGAACTTCCCCCGGATGGCACACAGTGCATAGGGGGACGTACAGCGGGTAGGGACAGGTGCATCGTCTCTCGCTCGCGAATACGTCGTCAGGAGTAGACCGTGCAGCATCCGCCGCATCAGTCCCTGCAGGTAGCCACCGTGCAGAGCGTCCGGGGCATCCCGGGCCCACGGACGCCCGCGAGGGAAGAGGACGGCCCATGGCACGCGGAGGCGGTGTGCCGCAGGGATGAGGCGGGCCTCTTCTTCGCCCCCTCCAAGGAACCGACCGCGGCCCGCCTGGCCCGCGAGGAGGCGGCCAAGCGGGTCTGCGCCCGCTGTCCCGTGATGGTCGCCTGCCGGGAGCACGCGCTGCTCCAGCCCGAGCCGTACGGCGTGTGGGGCGGGCTCACCGCTGCCGAGCGCCGGGTGGTGCTGGCCCGTCGGCGGCGCCGGGCGGCCGAGCTGCGGCAGGGGCCGGGGGCCGAGCCGGTCGCTGCCGCGGGCTGAGTGGTCCCGTCTGGCGCGGCGCCGCTGCCGGGGGCTCCGCCCCCGGACCCCCGCGCCTCAAACGCCGGCGGGGCTGATTTTGGCCGGAGGGGCGGTCACCGCCGCACGCGGTGACCGCCCCTCCGGCTGCGCCGGCCGCAGGCCTACTGCGCGCGGTCGAAGTCGATCGCGCTGTACGCCCGCAGCTTCGACAGGCGGTGGGTGGAGTCGATCTGCCGGATCGTGCCCGACTTCGAGCGCATGACCAGCGACGAGGTGGTCGCGGTCTCCGAGCGGTAGTGGACGCCGCGCAGCAGCTCGCCGTCCGTGATGCCGGTCGCGACGAAGAAGACGTTCTCGCCGGAGACCAGGTCGTTGGTGTGCAGGACCCGGTCCAGGTCGTGGCCCGCGTCGATGGCCTTCTGGCGCTCGGCCTCGTCCTTCGGCCACAGCTTGCCCTGGATGGTGCCGCCGAGGCACTTGATGGCACAGGCCGAGATGATGCCCTCGGGGGTGCCGCCGATGCCGAGGAGCAGGTCGACGCCGGTGCCCTCGCGCACCGCCATGACCGAGCCCGCGACGTCGCCGTCCGAGATGAACTTGATGCGGGCGCCGGTCTCGCGGATCTCCTTGACGATGCCCTCGTGACGGGGGCGGTCCAGGATGACCACGGTGACGTCCTCGACGGCCATGTTCTTCGCCTTGGCGACCCGGCGGATGTTCACCGAGACGGGGGCGTTGATGTCGACGAAGTCGGCGGCCTCGGGGCCGGTGACCAGCTTCTCCATGTAGAACACCGCGGACGGGTCGAACATGGTGCCGCGGTCGGCGGCGGCCAGGACGGCGATCGCGTTCGGCATGCCCTTGGCGTTCAGGGTGGTGCCGTCGATCGGGTCGACGGCGATGTCGACCTCGGGGCCGGTGCCGTCGCCGACGCGCTCGCCGTTGAACAGCATGGGGGCCTCGTCCTTCTCCCCCTCGCCGATGACGACGACGCCGTTCATCGAGACGGTGGAGATCAGGGTGCGCATGGCGTTGACCGCGGCGCCGTCGGCGCCGAGCTTGTCACCGCGCCCGACCCACCGGCCCGCGGCCATGGCGGCGGCCTCGGTGACCCGGACGAGTTCCAGGGCGAGGTTGCGGTCGGGTGCCTCCGGAGAGACTTCGAGCTGGGGCGGCAGGTTGTGCTCGGTCATCGGAGCGCACCTTTCTGTACGGCGACGGCCGGGAAGTGAGGGTGCTGGAACTCTATCGGTACGTCGATAAATTGAGCAGGGCGGGGCACGTATGAGCGGTATATCGGTCAGCGGATTGGCCTGAGCGGACGGATGGGGGCCGGATCGCGGACCGATCGGGGCCGCCGCCCGCCCCTCCGGGCGACCCTGGTGATGATCGCGTACCGCGATGCGGGACGATGGTCCCGTGGCAGGCATGAAAGGCAAGCAGACGATCTGGGACATGGTCCGGTCGCTGGCGATCATCGGCGTGGTCGCGGGGGGTATCTACCTGGCCGTCCCGCACGACGACAAGGCCGATCCGACCCATGTCGTCGACTACCGGATCGAGACCATCACGGCCCGCCGCGCGGCTCCGTACCCGGTGGGTTCGCCCGTCGGGCTCAAGGAGGAGTGGCGCGCGACCTCGGTGACCTACGACCGCAAGGCCGGCAACGCCTGGCACCTGGGCTTCCTCGACCCGCGGCAGCAGTACGCCGCGGTGGAGCAGTCGAGCGACACCTCGCCGAAGTACCTGGAGAAGGTCACCCAGCAGGCCAAGGCCACCGGGTCGACGCAGCGGGTCGGCGACCTGTCCTACGAGCGCTGGGAGGGCCCGAAGTACCGGGCCCTGGTCCGTCAGGAGCAGGGGCACGTGACCGTGGTCACCGGCACCGGATCCTTCGGCGAGCTGAGCGAGCTGGCGGCCGCGCTGGAGTTCAAGCAGGGCGCCTGAGCCGCCGGAATCGGTATGTGAAGAAGGCCGCCCGCCCCGGGGAAACCGGGGCGGGCGGCCTTCTTCACATACCCTTGTGCGGGGCTCAGACGGTCGTGACGACCTGGTCGAAGTCCAGGCGCGGGGAGCGCGGGTACCAGGCGTTCTCGCCCGGCTTGCCGATGTTGACGACCATCAGCGGGGTGTGGTCGTCGTCCAGGAACTCCTTCTGGACACCGGCGAAGTCCAGGCCCGTCATCGGACCGGCGGCCAGACCGGCGGCGCGGACGCCGACGATGAAGTACGCGGCCTGGAGGGCCGAGTTCACCAGTGCGGAGTGCTCGCGGACCGGGCGCTCGGTGAAGAAGAGGTCCTTGGCCTGCGGGAACCCGGGGAGCAGGGCCGGCAGCTCCTCGTGGAACTCGTTGTCCGCGGAGAGGATCGCGACCAGCGGGGCGGCCAGGGTCTTGGCCTGGTTGCCCTCGGCCATGTGCTTCACGAGGCGCTCGCGGGCCTCGGGGGAGCGGACCAGCGTGATGCGCAGGGGCGTCTGGTTGAAGGCCGTCGGGCCGAACTTGACGAGGTCGTAGATCGCCTGGACCTGCTCTTCGGTCACCGGCTCGTCGGAGAACGAGTTGGCGGTACGGGCCTCGCGGAACAGGAGGTCCTGAGCGGCGGAGTCGAGAACGAGGGACATCGGAAAGCCTTCTTCCATACGTGGGTGAAGCGATGTCCCGACCGTACGCCGAAGAGATTTAAATTTCAACTACATGGCCATTCCGGTGACGGGCCTCACAGTCGACGCCCCGTGACCTCGGGCTATTCGTCGCCCGCGCCGTCCCCGTCCCGCCCCGCCAGCGCCGAGTCCAGCCGGGCGCGGGCGCCCTCCAGCCAGTTCCGGCAGACCTTCGCCAGCTCCTCGCCGCGCTCCCAGAGGGCCAGTGACTCCTCCAGGGAGGTGCCGCCCGCCTCCAGCTTGCGCACGACCTCGATCAGCTCGTCCCGCGCCTGCTCGTACCCCAGCGCCGTACCGGCCTCAGTCATTCCCCGCTCCGATCGTATCTGCGTAGTACAACGAAATTGTTGCCGGAGTGTGTCGCTCGTAGCCAGTGGCCACCGGCTACTCGGCGCCCGCCGCGGGTGCGGTGACGCGCACGGCGAACTCGCCCTCCGCGACCCGTGCCCGCAGCACCTCGTCCGCCCCCAGCCCCTCCGGCGAGCGCACCACGTGCCCGTCCGCCCGTTGGAGCACCGCGTAACCGCGCTCCAGCGTCGCCGCCGGGGACAGCGCCACCACCCGGGCGCGGGTGTGCGCCAGCTCCGACTCGGCCCGGTCCAGCAGGTGGCCCAGGGTCCGCCGGGCCCGCGCGAGCAGGGCGTCCAGCTCGGCCTCCCGGGTCTCCACCATCCGCTGCGGGTGTACGAACACGGGCCGCGCCAGGGCGTGCGCGAGGCCCCGCTCCTCCCGGTCCAGCAGGGCGCGCACCGCGCGCAGCCCCCGGCCCTGGAGCTGGCGCACCCGCTCCAGCTCCTCGCCGACGTCCGGGACCACCTTCTTCGCCGCGTCCGTCGGCGTGGACGCCCGTACGTCGGCGACCAGGTCCAGCAGCGGGGAGTCCGGCTCGTGCCCGATCGCCGAGACCACGGGGGTGCGGGCCGCGGCCACCGTCCGTACGACTTCCTCGTCGGAGAAGGGCAGCAGGTCCTCCACGCTGCCGCCGCCGCGCGCCACGATGATCACGTCGACCCCGGGCAGCGCGTCCAGCTCCTTGACCGCCTCGATCACCTGGGGCACCGCGTGCACGCCCTGCACGGCGACATTGCGCACCTCGAAGCGGACCGCCGGCCAGCGGCGGCGCGCGTTCTCCAGTACGTCCCGCTCGGCCGCCGAGGCCCGCCCCACCACCAGCCCGATCAGCTGCGGCAGGAACGGCAGCGGCTTCTTGCGGTCCAGCGCGAACAGGCCCTCCGAGGCCAGCGACCGCTTGAGCTTCTCCAGCCGCGCCAGCAGCTCGCCGATGCCCACGGGCCGTATCTCGGTGGCCCGCAGCGACAGCTGCCCGCGCGGCGCGTACCACTCGGGCTTGGCGAGGACGACGACCCGCGCGCCCTCCGACACCGAGTCCGCGACCTCGTCGAACACCTGCCGGAAGCAGGTCACGGCCACCGAGATGTCGTGCGACGGATCGCGCAGGGTCAGGAACACCACCCCGGCCCCCGGCCGCCTGGAGAGCTGGGTGATCTGCCCCTCGACCCACACCTGACCGAGGCGGTCGATCCAGCCCCCGATCAGCCGGGACACCTGACCGACCGGCAGCGGCGTCTCCGGCGATGAATTCAGACCCATGCACGCAGGCTAACGGCCGCGACCGACAATGCCGTCGGGTCCGCCGGGCGTCGCGTCGGCGGGTCCGCCGGGCCCGGAGCCCGGGTGCCGCCCCCGCCGTCCCTTCTGTGCCAGCAGCACCGCCAGCCCCACCGCCAGCCAGAGGGCGCCCACCCACTGGGCGGTGTGCGAGGCCTCGACGATCACCGCGACCGTCACCGCCGCGCCCAGCACCGGGACCACCAGGTGCTTCCACCAGCTCGGCGGCCCCTCGGCGCGGCGCACCACGAACCAGCCGACCACGGAGGCGTGCAGCAGGGTGAAGGCCACCAGCGCCCCGATGTCCACGACGGAGACCAGGTGGTCGAGCCCGTCGTCGCGCCGGGCCGCCCAGACGGCCGCGACCAGCGTCACCGTCGCCGCGACCAGCAGCGCCGGGCGCGGGGTGCCCCCCGAGGTCCGCGCGAGGGCCCCCGGCAGCCGCCGGTCCCGGGCCATCGCGAACAGCAGCCGCCCGGCCGCCGCCTGCCCGGCCAGCGCCGCGAAGGCCGCCCCGATCGCCTTGCTGGCCGCGACCAGGTCGTGCAGCCAGGAGCCGACGGCCGATTCGACCGTGGTGTAGAAGGCCGGGCCCTGGAGCCCCGGATCCGCCGCCAGCTCGGCGGCGGAGAACGGGGCCAGCAGCGCCGCCAGATAGGTCTGCGCGATGAAGAGCACCCCGGTCAGCGCCAGACAGAAGAGCACCGCCCGCGCCACCTTGGCGCTGCCTCCCGTCACCTCCTCCGCGAAGGAGGCGATCGCGTCGAACCCCAGGTAGGAGAGGACCGCCACCGACACCGCGCCGAGCACCGCGCCCGTCGAGAAGCCGAGCGAGCCGTCCCCGGTCAGCGGGGACAGCCAGCCGCGCCGCGCGCCGTCCTGGACCAGTACGGTCACGGCGGCGACCAGGAACACCAGCAGGACCAGGATCTCCAGGGCCAGCACGGCGAAGCCCACCCGAGCCGCCGCCCGTACGCCCCACAGGTTCAACGCGGTGGTCACCAGCACGGCCAGCGCCGTCCACACCCAGCGCGACACCTCGGGCACCAGCGCGTGCATCGCGATCCCGGAGAAGAGGTAGGCCACCGCCGGGATCAGCAGGTAGTCCAGCATCGCCATCCACCCGGCGATCAGCCCGGGCCCCTCGCCGAGGCCCTTGCGGGCGTAGGTGAAGACCGAACCGGCCTGCGGCGCGACCCGGACCATCTGGGCGTAGGAGAAGGCGGTGAAGGCCATCGCGACGGTGGCGGCGAGGTAGACCAGGGCTACAGCGCCGTGCGACTTCGCGTCGAGGGTGCCGAAGATGCCGACCGGGGCCATCGGCGCGATGAACAGCAGCCCGTAGACGACCAGGTCACGGAAGCCGAGGCTGCGCCGCAGCCGTCCTCCGGGGGCGGCCGCGGCCGACGGACCGGCCTCCGTACCGGGATCCGTATCGGACACCATCCGCCCTCCGAGCGACGCAGTGGACATGCTTTCGGTCCAGTTTGTGCCGAACGGGGTACGTCCGGCCTGTTGGACACCCCCGTACGATGGACGCCATGACTGCTGCCGCCGCTCCCGCTTCCCGCCGTGTCCTGCTCGCCGCCCCGCGCGGCTACTGCGCGGGCGTCGACCGAGCCGTGATCGCTGTCGAGAAGGCTCTCGAGCAGTACGGTGCGCCGGTCTACGTCCGACACGAGATCGTCCACAACAAGTACGTCGTCCAGACGCTGGAGAAGAAGGGGGCCATCTTCGTCGAGCGGACGGAAGAGGTCCCCGAGGGCTCCATCGTGATGTTCTCGGCGCACGGCGTGGCCCCCGTCGTCCACGACGAGGCCGCCGAGCGCAAGCTCGCGACGATCGACGCGACCTGCCCCCTGGTCACCAAGGTGCACAAGGAAGCCGTCCGGTACGCGAACGAGGACTTCGACATCCTCCTCATCGGCCACGAGGGCCACGAAGAGGTCATCGGCACCTCCGGCGAGGCCCCCGACCACATCACGATCGTCGACGGCCCCGAGGACGTCGCCAAGGTCACCGTCCGCGACGAGTCCAAGGTGGTCTGGCTGTCGCAGACCACGCTCTCGGTCGACGAGACGATGGAGACGGTCGACGCGCTGAAGACCAAGTTCCCGCTGCTCGTCTCGCCGCCCAGCGACGACATCTGCTACGCCACCTCGAACCGGCAGGCCGCCGTCAAGGTGATGGGCGCCGACTCCGACCTCGTCATCGTCGTCGGCTCGAAGAACTCCTCGAACTCGATCCGGCTGGTCGAGGTCGCCCTGGACGCGGGCGCGTCCGCCGCGTACCTCGTCGACTTCGCGAGCGAGATCGACGAGGCCTGGCTGGAGGGCGTCACCACGGTCGGCCTGACCTCGGGCGCCTCGGTGCCGGAGGTCCTGGTCGAGGAAGTGCTGGAGTGGCTGGCGCAGCGCGGCTACGCCGACGTGGAGATCGTCAAGACGGCCGAGGAATCGATCGTCTTCTCCCTCCCGAAGGAACTGCGCCGCGACCTGCGGACCGAGGCCGCGAACCTGCTCGCGGGGAAGTAGTCCACGGGGAAGTCCACGGGCGAGTGGGCCGGGTCGCGCCCGCCGCTTCGGGGTCTTTTCGTACGGTGAGTCCATGCAGATCTTCGGTGTGGACATCGGCGGTTCCGGGATCAAAGGCGCTCCCGTGGACCTTGACCGCGGCGACCTGGCGCAGGAGCGCCACAAGGTACTGACACCGCATCCGGCCACCCCCGACGGGGTGGCCGACTGCGTTGCGGAGGTCGTACGGAACTTCGACTGGAGCGGCCCCGTCGGCGTCACCTTCCCCGGGGTCGTCACGGGCGGCATCACCCGCTCCGCCGCGAACGTCGACAAGGGCTGGGTCGGCCTCGACGCGGCCGGACTCCTCTCGGAGCGCCTCGGCGGCCTCCCGGTCACGGTCCTGAACGACGCGGACGCGGCGGGCGTCGCGGAGATGACGTACGGAGCCGGCCGCGGCCGCGCCGGTACGGTCATCCTCCTGACCCTCGGCACCGGCATCGGCAGCGCCCTCTTCACGGACGGCCGCCTGGTCGCCAACAGCGAGCTGGGCCACCTGGAACTGCGCGGTCACGACGCGGAGACGCGGGCCTCGGTGAAGGCCAAGGAGGACGGCGACCTCAGCTGGGAACGCTGGGCGCACCGCTTGCAGAAGTACCTCGCCCACGTGGAGATGCTGTTCTCCCCGGACCTCTTCATCCTGGGCGGCGGGGTGAGCCGCAAACCGGAGAAGTTCCTGCCGCTGATCGAGGGCATCCGCGCCGAGATCGTCCCCGCGGAGCTTCAGAACAACGCGGGGATCGTGGGCGCGGCGATGGCGGCGCGGCCCGCTTCTCCTTGACGTCGCTCAGGCGATGCGGCGGGGGACGGTCCGCCGCCGTCCGATGAGCACGGCCTTGCGCACCACCGTGATCAGCCCGGCGATCAGGGTCCCGGCGTACAGCCACCCGGCGTGCAGGGACAGCGCCGTGACCACACCCATCAGCTGACCGCCGAAGCCGCCGGAGCCGCCCGCGATGGGCCACACTCCGGCGGTGAAGGCGATGGGCGCGGCGATCGGCGCGGTGATCAGGTCGGCGGGGCGTACCCAGAGCGCGGTGGCGGCGGCGACGGGCATGAAGAGCAGCCCGTAGCCGAGCAGCGACGCGTCGAAGATCAGCCAGTCGATCCCGGAGGCCAGCGCCATCGCGGCGCAGGCGAACAGCCCGCCGCCGAGGCCGGTCAGCTTGGGCCGGGGCAGCCGCCGCGCCAGAGCCGGCCGCGGCCGGGGCCGGGGTCGGGCCGGGGGCGGGGTGCCACCGCCCTGCGGGGGTACGGCGGCGGGCCGCCGGGCCGCCTCCGGCTGTCGCTGCGGGTGATATGCCGATCGCATCCTGTCTCGCTCCACTGGACCAAGCTAGGCGGAGCCGACCCCGGATGGGTGCCTGGACACGCGTACATCCACCGGCACGCATCGGAAAGTAAACTGTCCGATGGCCCGTACCCGGGCCACCCCCCTCCAGCTACGGGAAGTCGCCAACGTGTCGCTCACGATCGGAATCGTCGGCCTGCCGAATGTCGGCAAGTCGACCCTTTTCAACGCCCTGACCAAGAACGACGTGCTGGCGGCCAACTACCCGTTCGCCACCATCGAGCCGAACGTCGGCGTCGTCGGCGTCCCGGACACCCGCCTCGCCGTCCTCGCGGGCATCTTCGGCTCCCAGAAGCTGCTCCCGGCGACCGTCGACTTCGTCGACATCGCGGGCATCGTCCGCGGCGCCTCGGAGGGCGAGGGCCTCGGCAACAAGTTCCTCGCGAACATCCGCGAGTCGGACGCGATCTGTCAGGTCATCCGCGCCTTCGCCGACGAGAACGTCGTCCACGTCGACGGCAAGGTCTCGCCGAAGGACGACATCGAGACGATCAACACCGAGCTGATCCTCGCCGACCTCCAGTCGATCGAGAAGGCGGTGCCGCGCCTGACGAAGGAGTCCCGCCTCCAGAAGGAGAAGGTCGCGGTCCTCGCCGCCGTCGAGAAGGCCCAGAAGATCCTCGAAGCGGGCGACACCCTCTTCTCCCACGGCATCACCAAGGGCACGGAGCAGGGCGACCTCCTCCACGAGCTCCACCTCCTCACGGTCAAGCCCTTCCTCTACGTCTTCAACGTGGACGAGGACGAGCTGACCGACGA
This is a stretch of genomic DNA from Streptomyces sp. NBC_00536. It encodes these proteins:
- a CDS encoding DUF6542 domain-containing protein; translated protein: MRSAYHPQRQPEAARRPAAVPPQGGGTPPPARPRPRPRPALARRLPRPKLTGLGGGLFACAAMALASGIDWLIFDASLLGYGLLFMPVAAATALWVRPADLITAPIAAPIAFTAGVWPIAGGSGGFGGQLMGVVTALSLHAGWLYAGTLIAGLITVVRKAVLIGRRRTVPRRIA
- the ychF gene encoding redox-regulated ATPase YchF — protein: MSLTIGIVGLPNVGKSTLFNALTKNDVLAANYPFATIEPNVGVVGVPDTRLAVLAGIFGSQKLLPATVDFVDIAGIVRGASEGEGLGNKFLANIRESDAICQVIRAFADENVVHVDGKVSPKDDIETINTELILADLQSIEKAVPRLTKESRLQKEKVAVLAAVEKAQKILEAGDTLFSHGITKGTEQGDLLHELHLLTVKPFLYVFNVDEDELTDDAFKAEQSALVAPAEAIFLNAKLEAELIELDDEEALELLQSVGQEEPGMATLGRVGFATLGLQTYLTAGPKETRAWTIKKGATAPEAAGVIHTDFQRGFIKAEVISFADLVECGSVTEARAKGKARMEGKDYVMQDGDVVEFRFNV